In the Hordeum vulgare subsp. vulgare chromosome 7H, MorexV3_pseudomolecules_assembly, whole genome shotgun sequence genome, one interval contains:
- the LOC123407849 gene encoding brassinosteroid-responsive RING protein 1-like, with protein MGFPSVCYCVILPQPLILVLQLLDFLRHAVLLCLSSLGLAAPPAADDHPAYAAPPDLWAVADAEAPSSSLSLAAGPAPSPAAIKARLPAVRYADLRSRRCAAGATAVSTCCAVCLGALEARHRVRELGNCAHAFHKACIDKWVDKGQATCPLCRALLLPADTDAGKLPSFSF; from the coding sequence ATGGGGTTCCCGTCAGTGTGCTACTGCGTCATCCTGCCGCAGCCGCTCATCCTGGTGCTGCAGCTGCTCGACTTCCTCCGGCACGCGGTCTTGCTCTGCCTCTCCTCGCTCGGCCTCGCGGCGCCGCCGGCGGCCGACGACCACCCGGCCTATGCGGCGCCGCCGGACCTATGGGCCGTGGCGGATGCGGAGGCCCCCTCATCCTCGTTATCCCTGGCAGCCGGGCCGGCGCCCTCGCCGGCGGCCATCAAAGCGCGCCTCCCCGCCGTCCGGTACGCCGACCTCAGGAGCCGCCGCTGCGCCGCCGGGGCCACGGCGGTGTCGACGTGCTGTGCCGTGTGCTTGGGCGCGCTCGAGGCGCGGCATCGCGTCCGTGAGCTCGGCAACTGCGCGCACGCCTTCCACAAGGCCTGCATAGACAAGTGGGTCGACAAGGGTCAGGCTACTTGCCCCCTCtgccgcgcgctcctcctccccgcCGACACCGACGCCGGCAAGCTGCCGTCTTTTTCCTTCTGA